The following proteins are co-located in the Triticum aestivum cultivar Chinese Spring chromosome 1A, IWGSC CS RefSeq v2.1, whole genome shotgun sequence genome:
- the LOC123189562 gene encoding uncharacterized protein isoform X1, whose protein sequence is MEYVAVRAPTPMSRRTRHAYQLAADPTVPPPPLQTTTTTTTGNGVQQHNRRRMDLEHEVAELKQQLSNEETVHHILERALHPTTTAASPSSARSVLLNIPAFIPAKAKQLLAELVLVEEEIARLESQIHTMKGDLITTAQQQRASMATTAYASSYSPSVYTSNGNGNSNGTAAYAALTRQPADQVAPEIKSMFFISQAMNAEYLQRHLAADDKPDRSPRDQTRGSGAGAVSPKFNDDSFGPPPRNSHDKKQSNGADQKPPQVTQEPSPPPTTAKRDEQSKALPNKLSERIVKCLAVIFIRLLRSSRAAEMDKSGNLARSGNLQGSFRIDAALNVAAGAAKEKDRGQQDHYGIFGIQDSMVRDIGPYKNLVRFTSSAFDLRGFSGSPLLTKLREMLEALQQVDLRFLTHQQKLAFWLNIYNTCIMHGILQHGLPSNSEKLLALKNKATINLSGQKFNPLVIENFILRQPSSVKEEFWKCDVDVEEQQVRSLYGLNSSEPNILFGMCCGIRSSPALRIYKADRVMAELEKAKLDYLQASLVVTSTRRLMIPSLIHSNMHDFAKDMESLLRWICEQLPTSWSLRKSMVDCLRGHLKVEDVVEVIPYDYEFQYLLPK, encoded by the exons ATGGAGTACGTGGCCGTGCGggctccgactccgatgagccGCAGGACTCGCCATGCTTACCAGCTCGCCGCCGACCCGACtgttcctcctcctccg TtgcagacgacgacgacgacgacgacaggcAACGGCGTGCAACAGCACAATCGGAGGCGCATGGATCTTGAGCACGAG GTGGCGGAGCTGAAGCAGCAGCTGAGCAACGAGGAGACGGTGCACCACATCCTGGAGCGCGCCCTGCACCcaaccaccaccgccgcctccccctcctccgcgCGCTCCGTCCTCCTCAACATCCCGGCCTTCATCCCGGCGAAGGCCAAGCAGCTGCTCGCCGAGCTCGTGCTCGTGGAGGAAGAGATCGCGCGGCTCGAGTCGCAGATCCACACCATGAAGGGCGACCTAATCACCACCGCGCAGCAGCAACGGGCGTCCATGGCGACCACCGCCTATGCCTCCTCCTACTCGCCAAGTGTCTATACCAGCAATGGAAATGGCAACAGCAACGGTACGGCGGCATACGCGGCATTGACTCGTCAGCCGGCTGATCAGGTGGCGCCGGAGATCAAGTCCATGTTCTTCATCAGCCAGGCCATGAACGCCGAGTACCTCCAGCGCCATCTGGCCGCCGACGACAAGCCGGACAGGAGCCCCAGAGACCAGACCAGAGGATCAGGAGCCGGCGCCGTCAGCCCAAAGTTCAACGATGACAGCTTTGGCCCCCCGCCAAGGAATTCCCATGACAAG AAGCAATCGAATGGCGCAGACCAAAAACCTCCGCAGGTCACCCAAGAACCGTCACcgccgccgacgacggcgaagagggaCGAGCAGAGCAAGGCCCTGCCGAACAAGCTGTCGGAGAGGATCGTGAAATGCCTGGCGGTGATCTTCATCAGGCTGCTCCGGTCGTCGCGGGCGGCGGAGATGGACAAGTCCGGCAACCTCGCCAGGTCCGGGAACCTGCAGGGGAGCTTCAGGATCGACGCGGCGCTGAACGTGGCGGCTGGCGCCGCAAAGGAGAAGGACAGGGGGCAGCAGGACCACTACGGCATCTTCGGGATACAGGACTCCATGGTCAGAGACATCGGCCCCTACAAGAATCTCGTCAGGTTCACCTCCAGCGCCTTCGACCTCCGAGGGTTCTCCGGCTCCCCTCTGCTCACCAAGCTGAG GGAGATGTTGGAGGCCTTGCAGCAGGTGGACTTAAGGTTTCTGACGCACCAGCAGAAGCTAGCATTCTGGCTCAACATATACAACACATGCATCATGCAC GGGATTCTGCAGCATGGTTTGCCCTCGAACTCTGAAAAGCTGCTGGCATTGAAGAACAAG GCAACGATCAATCTTTCTGGGCAAAAGTTCAATCCTCTGGTAATAGAGAATTTCATCTTGAGGCAGCCATCCAGTGTGAAAGAA GAATTCTGGAAATGCGACGTCGATGTCGAAGAGCAACAAGTGAGGAGTCTCTACGGATTGAACAGTTCAGAGCCCAACATTCTGTTCGGGATGTGCTGTGGCATCAGATCTTCTCCGGCA CTCCGGATATACAAGGCGGATCGCGTGATGGCGGAACTGGAGAAGGCGAAGCTGGACTACCTGCAGGCGTCGCTGGTGGTGACCTCGACGAGGAGGCTGATGATCCCAAGCCTGATACACTCCAACATGCATGACTTTGCCAAGGACATGGAGTCCCTGCTCAGGTGGATCTGTGAGCAGCTCCCCACATCTTGGTCGCTCAGAAAATCCATGGTGGACTGCTTGAGGGGGCATCTCAAGGTCGAAGACGTCGTGGAGGTGATCCCATACGACTATGAGTTTCAGTACCTGCTGCCCAAGTGA
- the LOC123189562 gene encoding uncharacterized protein isoform X2, whose product MEYVAVRAPTPMSRRTRHAYQLAADPTVPPPPTTTTTTTGNGVQQHNRRRMDLEHEVAELKQQLSNEETVHHILERALHPTTTAASPSSARSVLLNIPAFIPAKAKQLLAELVLVEEEIARLESQIHTMKGDLITTAQQQRASMATTAYASSYSPSVYTSNGNGNSNGTAAYAALTRQPADQVAPEIKSMFFISQAMNAEYLQRHLAADDKPDRSPRDQTRGSGAGAVSPKFNDDSFGPPPRNSHDKKQSNGADQKPPQVTQEPSPPPTTAKRDEQSKALPNKLSERIVKCLAVIFIRLLRSSRAAEMDKSGNLARSGNLQGSFRIDAALNVAAGAAKEKDRGQQDHYGIFGIQDSMVRDIGPYKNLVRFTSSAFDLRGFSGSPLLTKLREMLEALQQVDLRFLTHQQKLAFWLNIYNTCIMHGILQHGLPSNSEKLLALKNKATINLSGQKFNPLVIENFILRQPSSVKEEFWKCDVDVEEQQVRSLYGLNSSEPNILFGMCCGIRSSPALRIYKADRVMAELEKAKLDYLQASLVVTSTRRLMIPSLIHSNMHDFAKDMESLLRWICEQLPTSWSLRKSMVDCLRGHLKVEDVVEVIPYDYEFQYLLPK is encoded by the exons ATGGAGTACGTGGCCGTGCGggctccgactccgatgagccGCAGGACTCGCCATGCTTACCAGCTCGCCGCCGACCCGACtgttcctcctcctccg acgacgacgacgacgacgacaggcAACGGCGTGCAACAGCACAATCGGAGGCGCATGGATCTTGAGCACGAG GTGGCGGAGCTGAAGCAGCAGCTGAGCAACGAGGAGACGGTGCACCACATCCTGGAGCGCGCCCTGCACCcaaccaccaccgccgcctccccctcctccgcgCGCTCCGTCCTCCTCAACATCCCGGCCTTCATCCCGGCGAAGGCCAAGCAGCTGCTCGCCGAGCTCGTGCTCGTGGAGGAAGAGATCGCGCGGCTCGAGTCGCAGATCCACACCATGAAGGGCGACCTAATCACCACCGCGCAGCAGCAACGGGCGTCCATGGCGACCACCGCCTATGCCTCCTCCTACTCGCCAAGTGTCTATACCAGCAATGGAAATGGCAACAGCAACGGTACGGCGGCATACGCGGCATTGACTCGTCAGCCGGCTGATCAGGTGGCGCCGGAGATCAAGTCCATGTTCTTCATCAGCCAGGCCATGAACGCCGAGTACCTCCAGCGCCATCTGGCCGCCGACGACAAGCCGGACAGGAGCCCCAGAGACCAGACCAGAGGATCAGGAGCCGGCGCCGTCAGCCCAAAGTTCAACGATGACAGCTTTGGCCCCCCGCCAAGGAATTCCCATGACAAG AAGCAATCGAATGGCGCAGACCAAAAACCTCCGCAGGTCACCCAAGAACCGTCACcgccgccgacgacggcgaagagggaCGAGCAGAGCAAGGCCCTGCCGAACAAGCTGTCGGAGAGGATCGTGAAATGCCTGGCGGTGATCTTCATCAGGCTGCTCCGGTCGTCGCGGGCGGCGGAGATGGACAAGTCCGGCAACCTCGCCAGGTCCGGGAACCTGCAGGGGAGCTTCAGGATCGACGCGGCGCTGAACGTGGCGGCTGGCGCCGCAAAGGAGAAGGACAGGGGGCAGCAGGACCACTACGGCATCTTCGGGATACAGGACTCCATGGTCAGAGACATCGGCCCCTACAAGAATCTCGTCAGGTTCACCTCCAGCGCCTTCGACCTCCGAGGGTTCTCCGGCTCCCCTCTGCTCACCAAGCTGAG GGAGATGTTGGAGGCCTTGCAGCAGGTGGACTTAAGGTTTCTGACGCACCAGCAGAAGCTAGCATTCTGGCTCAACATATACAACACATGCATCATGCAC GGGATTCTGCAGCATGGTTTGCCCTCGAACTCTGAAAAGCTGCTGGCATTGAAGAACAAG GCAACGATCAATCTTTCTGGGCAAAAGTTCAATCCTCTGGTAATAGAGAATTTCATCTTGAGGCAGCCATCCAGTGTGAAAGAA GAATTCTGGAAATGCGACGTCGATGTCGAAGAGCAACAAGTGAGGAGTCTCTACGGATTGAACAGTTCAGAGCCCAACATTCTGTTCGGGATGTGCTGTGGCATCAGATCTTCTCCGGCA CTCCGGATATACAAGGCGGATCGCGTGATGGCGGAACTGGAGAAGGCGAAGCTGGACTACCTGCAGGCGTCGCTGGTGGTGACCTCGACGAGGAGGCTGATGATCCCAAGCCTGATACACTCCAACATGCATGACTTTGCCAAGGACATGGAGTCCCTGCTCAGGTGGATCTGTGAGCAGCTCCCCACATCTTGGTCGCTCAGAAAATCCATGGTGGACTGCTTGAGGGGGCATCTCAAGGTCGAAGACGTCGTGGAGGTGATCCCATACGACTATGAGTTTCAGTACCTGCTGCCCAAGTGA